The following coding sequences are from one Gossypium hirsutum isolate 1008001.06 chromosome A12, Gossypium_hirsutum_v2.1, whole genome shotgun sequence window:
- the LOC107929207 gene encoding CMP-sialic acid transporter 2 has product MIVEEADIKLNFGIAISMVMKYADNIVKVYSTLVAMLLTAVVSVFLFGFNLTLAFFLGATQVTEIPFNNFLYCWNKS; this is encoded by the exons ATGATAGTAGAAGAAGCTGATATAAAGTTGAACTT TGGAATTGCTATATCAATGGTAATGAAATATGCAGACAATATTGTGAAG GTCTATTCTACTTTAGTGGCAATGCTTCTCACTGCCGTTGTTTCAGTGTTTCTGTTCGGCTTCAATCTTACCCTTGCTTTCTTCCTCGGTGCTAC TCAGGTGACCGAGATTCCgtttaacaattttctttattGCTGGAACAAGTCTTAA